The Ancylothrix sp. D3o genome has a window encoding:
- a CDS encoding nucleoside-diphosphate sugar epimerase/dehydratase: MLNQQILLKNLADAIQRAAASLSRRQKHSLLIAIDILLFLGAIYGAFALRFSPLNPLDKILPYTGLIALLIFIKIISFITMGIYRPVLRYTGLEFFFSATKAVLLSSGTFVLLAYLLEFLQLPRSVLLNDALLTLVLVVGVRYSMRWLVCQLVYRAGQNKPPQRVIIYGAGAGGTQLARALAYQSTYNLLGFVDDDPSLQNQIIQGLTVYSPSYLPRLVTQKKLDTILLAMPSVERSVKREIIEQLQTLSVPVKTVPSIGEILAGKVSISEIRDVDIADLLGREEVAPDPELLQMNITGKSVLVTGAGGSIGSELCRQIAQQNPKCLVLYEMSEFALYNIEIELAETYPNLNQIPCLGSVTDRNRLSSILYKYEVETVYHAAAYKHVPLVEANPAQGIVNNVEGTLTAARCAVDCGVKHFVLISTDKAVRPTNVMGATKRVAELILQALAVQPEMTTNFSMVRFGNVLDSSGSVVPRFRKQIAAGEPLTLTHPDITRYFMSIPEAARLVIQAGALGKKGEIFLLDMGEPVRIYDLALQMIRLSGLVPGQDIEIKITGLRPGEKLYEELLIDGDNITPTRHPKIFSAREPKIPWEVLHARLELLQTAARRNNRAEIITQLQHLVAEYKPANAAVAAKAPARSTATSMECAGAGVGGYGEWPNKSSIHSSANLGH; encoded by the coding sequence ATGCTCAACCAACAAATATTGCTCAAAAACCTCGCTGATGCCATTCAGAGAGCCGCAGCCTCCCTATCAAGGCGACAAAAACACAGCCTCCTGATTGCCATAGACATCTTACTTTTCTTAGGCGCAATTTATGGAGCCTTTGCCCTGCGCTTCAGCCCCCTTAACCCCTTAGATAAAATTCTTCCCTACACCGGCCTGATTGCTCTACTCATTTTTATTAAAATAATAAGTTTTATAACAATGGGCATCTACCGGCCCGTTTTACGCTACACCGGCCTAGAATTCTTCTTTAGCGCCACCAAAGCCGTTTTACTAAGTTCCGGTACCTTCGTTCTACTCGCCTACTTACTCGAATTCTTACAGCTACCTCGCTCTGTACTCCTCAACGACGCTTTGCTCACCTTGGTACTCGTAGTTGGTGTCCGCTACTCAATGCGCTGGCTCGTTTGCCAACTCGTCTACAGAGCCGGCCAAAACAAACCCCCCCAAAGAGTCATCATTTACGGAGCAGGAGCCGGTGGTACTCAATTAGCCCGCGCCTTAGCCTATCAAAGCACCTACAATCTCCTTGGATTTGTCGATGATGACCCCTCCCTGCAAAACCAAATCATCCAAGGCTTGACCGTTTACTCACCCTCCTACTTACCCAGGCTAGTAACTCAAAAAAAACTAGACACAATTTTACTCGCCATGCCCTCAGTAGAGCGCTCAGTAAAACGTGAAATTATTGAACAATTGCAAACCCTATCAGTGCCGGTTAAAACCGTACCCAGTATAGGCGAAATCCTAGCTGGCAAAGTATCAATTAGTGAAATTCGAGATGTAGATATTGCCGACTTACTAGGCAGAGAAGAAGTTGCCCCAGACCCCGAATTATTGCAAATGAACATCACCGGTAAATCCGTATTAGTCACCGGTGCCGGCGGATCAATAGGGTCAGAACTATGCAGACAAATTGCACAACAAAACCCCAAATGTTTAGTGTTATATGAAATGAGCGAATTCGCTCTTTATAACATCGAAATTGAACTAGCCGAAACCTACCCCAACCTGAACCAGATCCCTTGTTTAGGCTCTGTTACCGACAGAAACCGCCTAAGCTCAATTCTGTATAAGTATGAAGTCGAGACCGTTTACCACGCAGCCGCCTACAAACACGTCCCCCTCGTCGAAGCAAACCCTGCTCAAGGCATTGTCAATAACGTAGAAGGAACTCTCACCGCAGCCCGTTGTGCAGTAGACTGCGGAGTCAAACACTTTGTTTTAATTTCTACCGATAAAGCCGTTCGCCCCACAAACGTCATGGGAGCAACCAAACGAGTCGCAGAGTTGATTTTGCAAGCCTTAGCCGTTCAGCCAGAAATGACCACAAACTTTAGCATGGTTCGATTTGGCAATGTTTTAGATAGTAGCGGTTCAGTTGTACCCCGCTTTCGCAAACAAATCGCCGCTGGTGAACCCCTAACCCTCACCCATCCCGATATCACTCGTTACTTTATGTCAATACCCGAAGCTGCTCGTTTGGTAATTCAGGCAGGTGCTTTAGGCAAAAAAGGAGAAATTTTTCTTCTTGACATGGGTGAACCAGTCCGCATTTACGACCTTGCACTGCAAATGATCCGCCTCTCCGGCTTAGTCCCCGGACAAGATATTGAAATTAAAATTACAGGACTCAGACCCGGAGAAAAACTTTATGAAGAATTACTCATAGATGGCGATAATATCACCCCCACCCGACATCCCAAAATTTTTAGCGCCAGGGAACCAAAAATCCCTTGGGAAGTTCTACACGCACGCCTGGAACTCCTACAGACAGCCGCTCGGCGTAACAACCGAGCCGAAATTATCACCCAATTGCAGCACCTCGTTGCTGAGTATAAACCAGCCAATGCAGCAGTCGCGGCGAAGGCCCCAGCACGGAGTACCGCGACTTCTATGGAGTGCGCTGGTGCCGGTGTGGGTGGATATGGGGAGTGGCCAAACAAGAGCAGCATACATAGCAGTGCGAACTTAGGTCATTAG
- the wecB gene encoding non-hydrolyzing UDP-N-acetylglucosamine 2-epimerase, whose translation MKVLTILGTRPEIIRLSLIIGKLDRLSEHTLLHTGQNYTPELDSIFFERLKIREPDIRLDTRSETAFGQIAKILEAAERVISEVQPDACLILGDTNSGLSAIVAARMGVPVFHMEAGNRCFDLRVPEERNRKIIDHVSTLLMPYVENSKVNLLNEGISKEAIFVTGNPIFEVIQNYQGSIEASDILERLGLEKQKFFLVTAHRAENVDVPSRLAGIVEALNTLASLYQYPIIWSFHPRTQSKMDALGLEVHPLVRRLPPFDFFEFIKLEQQAFCVITDSGTVQEEACIFGIPSITIRDTTERPETVECGSNILTGCIPNYIIEGVKLATETRFSWRVPDGYLDANVSDKVLRLILSNT comes from the coding sequence GTGAAAGTCTTAACCATCCTCGGCACAAGACCCGAAATTATCCGTTTAAGCTTGATTATTGGCAAACTTGACAGACTAAGTGAACACACTTTGCTGCACACAGGTCAAAATTACACCCCGGAACTTGACTCAATTTTCTTTGAGCGCTTGAAGATTCGGGAGCCTGATATTCGGCTCGACACCCGCTCGGAGACTGCCTTTGGCCAAATTGCCAAGATTTTAGAGGCAGCCGAGCGTGTGATATCTGAGGTGCAGCCGGACGCTTGCCTGATTCTAGGAGATACTAACAGCGGTCTTTCGGCGATTGTGGCCGCCAGAATGGGGGTGCCAGTATTTCACATGGAGGCAGGGAACCGCTGCTTCGATCTTCGCGTACCAGAGGAGCGTAACCGCAAGATAATAGACCACGTTAGCACTTTGCTAATGCCCTATGTGGAAAACAGCAAAGTTAATCTGCTTAACGAGGGCATTAGCAAAGAAGCTATCTTTGTAACAGGAAATCCTATTTTTGAGGTAATCCAGAACTATCAAGGATCTATAGAGGCTTCTGATATACTTGAGCGACTAGGATTGGAAAAACAAAAATTTTTTCTAGTAACTGCTCACCGCGCTGAAAATGTCGATGTTCCCTCTCGATTGGCTGGCATTGTCGAGGCTTTAAATACACTTGCTAGTCTTTATCAGTATCCCATAATCTGGAGTTTTCACCCGCGGACACAATCAAAAATGGATGCGTTGGGATTAGAGGTGCATCCCCTAGTTCGGCGACTCCCCCCCTTCGATTTTTTTGAGTTTATCAAGCTGGAGCAGCAAGCATTCTGCGTTATCACTGATAGCGGTACTGTTCAGGAGGAAGCCTGCATTTTTGGCATACCCTCTATTACAATAAGAGATACGACCGAGCGACCAGAGACAGTAGAATGCGGGAGCAACATACTAACAGGCTGTATTCCAAATTACATCATTGAAGGGGTAAAATTAGCCACGGAAACCCGCTTTTCTTGGCGGGTTCCTGACGGATACTTGGACGCTAATGTTTCAGATAAGGTGTTGCGGCTTATACTTAGTAACACTTAG
- a CDS encoding NAD(P)-dependent oxidoreductase, translating to MTYFFAGGTSKTGVAVLNRLVPHLGAENICCLARPTSKIEPLQAMGVHIHKGDVTDPDSYKSCLGPDVIYIDMTHPKHYHISLETIVNARVKRGYFVTTTGIFSQYNSSSDIYKINEAKIKESGIIYTLLRPTMIYGSPEDKNMNKLINFLNRYPVFPLFGNGASLMQPVFVDDLADGIVAAIVKRNTEQQEYNLAGPEPISFREVVETIIKKLNRKVVKINISIPLGITLAHFAKVIPGFPITEEQIMRLQEDKVFDISKAQVELGYSPRSFDEGITAEIKAMALGQSLR from the coding sequence ATGACGTATTTTTTCGCTGGTGGTACTTCCAAGACTGGCGTAGCTGTTCTAAATCGTCTAGTGCCTCATCTGGGCGCGGAAAATATATGTTGCTTGGCTAGGCCTACATCTAAGATAGAGCCTCTACAAGCTATGGGAGTTCACATTCATAAGGGTGATGTCACTGATCCAGATTCTTACAAAAGCTGTCTAGGTCCTGATGTCATCTATATAGATATGACTCATCCCAAGCATTATCATATTTCGCTTGAAACGATTGTGAATGCAAGAGTAAAAAGGGGTTATTTCGTTACAACAACTGGGATTTTCTCCCAATACAACAGTTCTTCAGATATCTATAAAATTAATGAGGCAAAAATCAAGGAAAGTGGCATTATTTATACTCTACTACGCCCAACCATGATTTACGGATCTCCAGAAGATAAAAATATGAATAAGCTAATTAATTTTTTAAATCGATATCCTGTTTTTCCTCTATTTGGAAACGGCGCAAGTTTAATGCAGCCAGTTTTTGTTGATGATTTAGCTGATGGAATTGTAGCAGCTATTGTTAAACGAAATACGGAGCAACAAGAATATAACCTTGCTGGGCCAGAACCAATTAGTTTCCGTGAAGTAGTAGAAACTATTATTAAAAAATTAAACCGCAAAGTTGTAAAAATCAATATAAGTATTCCTTTGGGAATTACGTTAGCTCACTTTGCTAAAGTAATTCCGGGCTTTCCGATCACAGAGGAGCAAATTATGCGGTTACAAGAAGATAAAGTTTTTGATATTTCTAAAGCTCAAGTAGAACTAGGCTATTCTCCAAGAAGTTTTGATGAAGGTATTACCGCTGAAATTAAAGCAATGGCGTTAGGGCAATCTCTGCGATAG
- a CDS encoding SDR family oxidoreductase, translating to MTKNSQIRVLILGGDGMLGHQLWKHFSRQPDRFDTRVTLRRDFQDYQNYQLFDPKCSYTGLDVRNFERIVEVFADFQPNTVINAVGIVKQRPTAKDSIISIEINALLPHRLALLCQAAGARLIHPSTDCVFSGKKGNYTEQDAPDPIDLYGRSKLMGEVNQPQALTLRTSIVGLELERKTGLMEWFLNAPSPVKGFQNAMYNGLTTIEVSRLIERLITEFPQLHGLYQVASEPISKYDLLCLLKEKFGLATEIIPDTALKIDRTLDSSRFRKVTSYISPSWSSMIEVMAEEAKEGRKYGS from the coding sequence ATGACTAAAAACTCCCAGATACGCGTCCTCATCTTGGGTGGAGATGGTATGCTGGGCCATCAGCTTTGGAAGCACTTTAGCCGGCAGCCTGACCGCTTCGACACTCGCGTAACCTTGAGACGAGATTTTCAAGACTATCAGAATTATCAGCTATTTGACCCTAAGTGCAGTTACACTGGGCTAGACGTGCGTAACTTCGAGCGCATAGTAGAGGTCTTTGCTGATTTCCAACCCAATACCGTAATTAATGCTGTAGGAATTGTCAAACAACGCCCCACCGCTAAGGACAGCATCATCAGCATCGAAATCAACGCTTTGCTGCCTCACAGACTGGCTCTCCTATGTCAGGCCGCCGGAGCCCGTCTTATTCATCCCAGTACAGACTGTGTTTTTAGTGGGAAAAAAGGCAATTACACAGAACAAGATGCCCCAGATCCTATAGATTTGTACGGTCGCAGCAAGCTAATGGGCGAAGTAAACCAGCCTCAAGCCCTGACTTTACGCACTTCGATTGTAGGATTAGAGCTTGAGCGCAAAACTGGTTTAATGGAGTGGTTTTTGAATGCCCCATCACCAGTTAAAGGCTTTCAAAACGCAATGTATAACGGCTTAACCACTATCGAAGTGAGCCGCTTAATCGAACGGCTTATTACGGAATTTCCCCAACTGCATGGCTTGTATCAGGTAGCCAGCGAACCCATATCAAAATACGATCTTTTGTGTTTGCTAAAGGAAAAATTCGGATTGGCTACCGAAATCATTCCCGATACCGCGCTAAAAATAGATCGGACGCTCGACTCATCCCGGTTCAGAAAAGTAACCAGTTATATTTCCCCCAGTTGGTCATCTATGATCGAAGTAATGGCAGAAGAGGCAAAGGAAGGAAGAAAATATGGATCTTGA
- a CDS encoding 2OG-Fe(II) oxygenase, producing the protein MSSFREKKYTSKSLNKFPQIISDATFAFQTPEVIAEIAHICGFKNLIADPYLYAGGISAMAKNHYLNPHIDNSHDAEQQFYRRLNLLYYVTPGWQADFGGNLEVWDAKVLKPLEIPSLFNRLVVMETHRHSYHSVNRVRVEGVRCCVSNYYFQKESLEEKDYFHVTSYVARPEQPFRRLVSKVDNSLRTLLRQILPKGVGKKDLYQGSKSEINKY; encoded by the coding sequence ATGTCCAGCTTTAGAGAAAAAAAATATACTTCCAAATCCCTAAACAAATTCCCTCAAATTATAAGCGATGCAACTTTTGCCTTTCAAACTCCTGAAGTAATTGCCGAAATTGCCCATATTTGCGGTTTCAAAAATCTTATTGCCGATCCATACCTTTATGCCGGGGGAATCAGCGCTATGGCAAAAAACCACTATTTAAACCCTCACATCGACAACTCCCACGATGCCGAGCAGCAATTTTACAGGAGACTAAATCTACTCTATTACGTTACTCCGGGGTGGCAAGCAGATTTCGGGGGCAACTTGGAAGTGTGGGATGCAAAAGTGCTTAAACCCCTAGAAATTCCCAGCCTATTCAACCGGCTAGTGGTGATGGAAACGCACCGCCACTCTTACCATTCAGTTAACCGAGTCCGCGTTGAAGGTGTTCGTTGCTGTGTATCTAACTATTATTTCCAAAAAGAATCCCTGGAGGAAAAAGATTACTTTCACGTCACATCCTATGTAGCGCGTCCCGAACAACCCTTCAGACGGCTCGTATCAAAAGTCGATAATTCCCTTAGAACTTTGCTGCGACAAATTCTTCCAAAAGGAGTCGGAAAAAAAGACCTTTATCAAGGCTCTAAATCAGAAATTAACAAATATTGA
- a CDS encoding glycosyltransferase family 4 protein, producing MALIILSSLSFLVSLATVALIKKRFSQQLLDIPNERSSHTQPTPRGGGLGFIIAFAITSLTVYLLPAYFAQSLNHQPATPNPTFLWLMLTPLTIIGIIDDKQGLPAGLRYVIQLSSAAIAVACFGPFPQPWLAQFGTVGSIAAFTLTVIGMTAMINFYNFMDGLDGIVAGSTAVQLGFLAIYLNQPLLWLLVAALLGFLYWNWSPAKIFMGDAGSTVLGATVACSLLNNHNNTVQAWSALAITLPLLGDAIYTLIRRLMKRENIFKPHRTHLYQRLQQAGWSHAQVASSYITMTLLIAGGLALFDWSAAWIALAAVAGAIIISEIYLKHFHSS from the coding sequence ATGGCACTCATAATCCTTTCATCCCTCAGTTTCCTCGTTAGCCTCGCTACAGTCGCCCTCATCAAAAAACGGTTTAGCCAACAACTTCTCGACATCCCCAACGAACGCAGTTCCCATACCCAACCCACCCCACGCGGCGGCGGCTTGGGCTTTATCATCGCCTTTGCCATCACCAGCCTAACCGTCTACCTCCTCCCCGCCTACTTCGCTCAGTCTCTCAACCACCAACCGGCCACCCCCAATCCTACCTTCCTCTGGCTGATGCTTACCCCTTTAACCATCATTGGCATCATCGATGACAAACAAGGACTACCCGCCGGCCTGCGATATGTAATTCAACTATCCTCTGCCGCCATTGCCGTCGCCTGTTTTGGCCCTTTCCCCCAACCTTGGCTGGCTCAATTCGGCACCGTCGGCTCCATCGCAGCCTTCACCCTCACCGTCATTGGCATGACAGCCATGATCAATTTTTATAATTTTATGGACGGCCTCGACGGTATCGTAGCCGGTAGCACCGCAGTCCAGCTTGGCTTCCTGGCCATCTACCTCAACCAACCCCTCCTCTGGCTCCTGGTTGCCGCGCTTTTGGGCTTCCTCTATTGGAACTGGTCTCCGGCCAAAATCTTTATGGGAGATGCCGGCAGTACAGTCTTAGGCGCAACCGTTGCTTGTTCGCTTCTCAACAACCATAACAATACCGTTCAAGCTTGGTCAGCCTTGGCCATTACCCTTCCCTTACTGGGCGATGCTATTTACACTCTCATTCGCCGGCTTATGAAACGCGAAAATATTTTTAAACCTCACCGCACTCATTTGTATCAAAGGCTACAGCAAGCAGGGTGGAGCCATGCACAAGTTGCCAGCAGCTATATCACAATGACATTGTTAATCGCCGGTGGCCTAGCTTTATTTGACTGGAGCGCCGCTTGGATCGCTTTAGCAGCAGTGGCCGGTGCAATTATAATCAGTGAAATTTATTTAAAGCATTTTCATTCGTCGTGA
- a CDS encoding glycosyltransferase family 4 protein produces MKILIVSQYFPPEPFRVGDLAVALQERGCQVTVLTGFPNYPKGEIYDGYQLQPFKREDYQGVSVLRVPLYPDTSYSKLKRISNYLSYAASASLLGPLLIHPSKYDRIITFQLSPVTIGLPSIAIKAAHFSKAPIYFWIQDIWPESLQAAGLVEKGLAIQLTRNLVNFLYHRSEKILVQSTGFIPKILEYGIPAEKIEFLPNWAEDLYEPVDRDLELAKRERMAGYFNVVFAGNVGTAQSLETVVKTAQMLADYPGIQFVILGDGANLEKLKTEAEGLTNICFKGRRPVETMPQYFALADALLVQLKRDPLFAITIPSKIQSYLACARPVIAGLEGSGAKVIEDAQAGVVCEPENPASLRDAVLNLYKMPLEQRQKLGENARQYYDSYFSRSRVIDRLIEIMKGGSNND; encoded by the coding sequence ATGAAAATTCTGATTGTGTCCCAATATTTTCCACCAGAACCTTTTCGGGTTGGGGATTTGGCAGTGGCGTTGCAAGAACGCGGTTGTCAAGTAACCGTGCTTACAGGTTTTCCTAACTACCCCAAGGGAGAAATCTATGACGGCTACCAGCTTCAACCATTTAAGCGAGAGGACTATCAGGGAGTATCAGTCCTTAGAGTCCCTCTTTACCCAGATACGAGCTATTCCAAGCTAAAGCGCATTTCAAACTACCTCTCCTACGCCGCTTCAGCATCACTTCTTGGCCCCCTTTTAATTCATCCAAGCAAGTATGACCGCATCATAACCTTTCAACTCTCACCTGTCACCATCGGGTTGCCCTCGATTGCCATCAAAGCAGCCCACTTCAGCAAAGCACCCATCTATTTTTGGATTCAGGATATCTGGCCGGAAAGTCTCCAAGCCGCCGGCTTGGTCGAGAAAGGGCTTGCTATCCAATTAACTCGCAACCTCGTGAATTTTCTCTACCACAGGTCAGAAAAAATACTCGTCCAATCCACCGGCTTTATTCCAAAAATCTTAGAATACGGCATCCCTGCCGAAAAAATAGAGTTTTTGCCTAATTGGGCCGAAGACTTGTACGAGCCGGTAGATCGAGATTTGGAACTTGCTAAACGAGAGAGAATGGCCGGTTATTTTAACGTCGTATTTGCTGGTAATGTAGGCACTGCTCAAAGTTTGGAGACAGTAGTTAAAACCGCCCAAATGCTTGCAGATTACCCCGGCATACAATTTGTAATTTTAGGAGACGGAGCAAATCTGGAAAAATTAAAGACGGAAGCGGAGGGACTAACCAATATTTGCTTCAAAGGCCGCCGTCCGGTAGAAACAATGCCCCAGTATTTCGCTCTCGCAGATGCTCTGCTGGTGCAACTGAAGCGCGACCCCTTGTTTGCAATTACCATTCCTTCTAAAATTCAATCCTACCTCGCCTGTGCTCGTCCAGTTATAGCCGGACTCGAAGGTAGTGGAGCCAAAGTCATAGAAGATGCTCAAGCCGGTGTCGTCTGTGAACCCGAAAACCCAGCCAGCTTGCGCGATGCCGTGCTAAATTTATACAAAATGCCACTCGAACAGCGACAAAAATTAGGAGAAAACGCCAGACAATACTATGATTCTTACTTTTCCCGCTCTCGCGTGATTGACCGCCTGATAGAAATAATGAAGGGAGGTTCCAACAATGACTAA
- a CDS encoding polysaccharide biosynthesis protein: protein MDLEGKRVLVTGGTGSLGKALVRRLLKGEMGRPKRVTVFSRDEGKHHQMKVDWKQIQVATDDIFYRNFEELLEFRVGDVRDYHSVLTAVRKAEVVFHAAALKQVPSCEYFPAEAVRTNVEGAINLVRAVRENDTPVELVVGISTDKACKPVNVMGMTKSLQERILLEANLGQDNITFTCVRYGNVISSRGSVVPLFKHQIQHGGPVTITSGEMTRFLITLDQAVDTVFDCVRFGKPGETFVPRLPSTKISDLVEVLINGREIPVVEIGVRPGEKLHEIMISEEEMVRTTERGKYYVIGSVLPEISGVYTNTPPLEAEYSSQGITLESAGLYDLLKQAGELEFERLIVSSHH, encoded by the coding sequence ATGGATCTTGAAGGTAAGCGAGTTCTAGTGACAGGTGGCACCGGCTCTCTTGGAAAAGCCCTGGTGCGCCGCTTGCTAAAGGGTGAGATGGGCCGGCCCAAAAGAGTGACAGTCTTTTCCCGCGATGAAGGAAAGCACCACCAGATGAAAGTTGACTGGAAGCAGATCCAAGTCGCCACTGATGATATCTTCTACCGCAACTTTGAGGAACTGCTGGAGTTCCGTGTTGGAGACGTGCGTGATTACCACTCGGTTCTCACAGCAGTGCGTAAAGCGGAGGTAGTGTTTCATGCAGCTGCACTCAAGCAAGTCCCATCCTGCGAATACTTTCCTGCTGAGGCAGTCCGAACAAACGTAGAAGGTGCAATTAATTTAGTTCGTGCTGTGCGGGAGAATGATACTCCAGTCGAGCTAGTGGTGGGCATTTCAACAGATAAAGCTTGCAAACCCGTCAATGTTATGGGGATGACCAAATCACTTCAGGAACGGATTTTACTGGAGGCAAATCTCGGACAAGACAATATAACTTTTACTTGTGTTCGCTACGGAAACGTTATTAGCTCTCGTGGCTCGGTCGTCCCCCTGTTCAAGCATCAAATTCAACACGGTGGCCCGGTGACCATCACCTCTGGCGAAATGACACGCTTTTTGATTACGCTTGACCAAGCAGTTGATACAGTCTTTGATTGTGTACGTTTTGGCAAACCAGGTGAAACCTTCGTTCCGCGTTTGCCCTCTACCAAAATTAGCGACTTAGTAGAGGTTCTTATCAATGGTAGGGAGATTCCTGTAGTCGAAATTGGGGTTCGCCCTGGTGAGAAACTACACGAAATTATGATCTCTGAAGAAGAAATGGTTCGCACAACTGAGAGGGGGAAGTATTATGTTATTGGCTCCGTGTTGCCTGAAATTAGCGGTGTTTACACAAATACTCCTCCGTTGGAGGCCGAGTATTCTTCGCAGGGTATAACCCTTGAGAGTGCAGGACTCTATGATCTGCTCAAACAAGCTGGGGAATTAGAGTTCGAGCGCCTGATTGTTAGTTCGCACCATTAG